The genomic interval CAATATTAGACTCAATGCAGTAGGTATTCCCCAATCCCAAAAGAGTTCTCCAAGGTTAGATTTTATGTAGTTATTTACGTTATCAGCTCTTATTTTTTCAATCGCAGCCCAACTTGTGCCACCTGCTCCGGCGATGTTTATGGAACCTGTCCCTACCTGTTGCAATCTAGTCGCCACTTGAGGAGAAATACCGGATCCAACCTCTTTGACTATCACTGGGACATCTATTTCCTGAATTATATCGGAAATCTTGTTCAATATCCCCGAAAATCTGGGTTCACCTTCGGGCTGGATTAGTTCTTGTAATGGGTTTAGGTGTATTGCCAAAGCATTTGCGTCTATCATTCTTATTATGCGTACAACATCTTCTTTAGATAGTCCTTCAGCCAATTGTGCTCCCCCTATATTTGCTATCAAGAATGCACTTGGAGCGACGGTTCTAGCAACAGAGTAACTTTCAACTAGCTTCTCACTTCTCAGGCCCGCTCTTTGACTGCCTAATCCCATTCCGAATCCATATTTTTCGGCAATTTTACCTAATCGCTTATTGATAATATATGCCTCATCAGTCCCTCCGGTCATAGAATCAATAATCAAAGGAGCAGAAAATTTTTTGCTCAGAAAGGATGTTGTTAAATCTATTTGATCATAATCAATTTCAGGTAAAGCATTATGCATCAGGATAACATCTTCAAAGAGTGTTGAGTTTTCTTTGCCTTGGACTTTTTCTTTAAGGGGGATGTCTATTCCTTCTTTTTTTCTTTTTCTGATTTGTTCTATTTGCTCCTCAGAAGAAAGTTTATGGTCATTGGTGTTACTGTTATTCATTTTCGTACCTTCTCCCTTCCATTCCATTCCATAGCACGGTAATCAACCAACTAATTGGCTTGTCGATTTCAAGTTGATACATGTGCCAACATAATCACGGTTATTGACTATATCTAATATCCTTTCTGGCTTAAATCCACTAATCAAGTGTACTGGAGATCCGGATATTACAATAGGTATTGCTTCGGAAATTTTTCGTTTCATCCCACCGGTCACGTCATAAGCTGAAGAGGACGATACTATTTTGCTTTTTGTTTTAGATTTAGAGCCTACTATTTCACCTTTTTCATTTAAATGAATTTCAGGTACCAAATCCTTTTTATCAAGATCTTCATATAGCCCATCCACATTTGTAGTAAAAATACAATACCGAGGATGCAGGGTCGTACTAAGTAATGACATTATCGTGTCACCTGACAGGATTGAAAAATTGTTTTCTGTAGTATGAATTACATCTCCAAATGTAATTGGTATCAAATCATTTCCAGCACTAATTTCCGTTAACTGTTTTATCTTGTTTACATCGCCATTTCCTTTAGACATGAATGAAGATGGTTGGATGGTATAAGGTCTTAAATCAAGTCTAATGAATTTATCAACTATAACATGGTTTAATTTAATCATCGATTCATGTACTACTGCTATACCTTCATCTGAATAAGGAAACGGTTTAGTATGCATATTATATTTGACTGACCAATAATGCCCAAAAGACCCTCCACCGTGAACAAGAATAATTTTAAATTCCTTTCTTAACTCAAGGAGGACTTTAGCTATACCTTCAATACCTTCCATGTTTGGCATCAAGGGTTTGTCTTTAAAAGTAACAACTGATCCACCCATCTTAATTATTACTAGATTAGAGTCAATCATGACGTATGACTCTAGTGAAATCCAAGACGTTATTAATTGTGTGCTGGTACAAGTGTGAGTTTCTTGCAAAGCACTGACAGGTTCAAGTGATTTGTTCGTATTGTCATCATTCTATTGATTTGTCTACCGCAAGTGAATAATCCGATAAATATTTTTTTTCTCTAATTGCTATTCTGAAGAAATATGTCAAATCAAATCAGCCTTAAACCTAATCTGTCAACCTTTGTAAAGAAATAATGCAATCCCAATTCTTCTAATTTTTCTAGAAGCTTTTTTTCTGAAGTTTTGTCATTTCTATCTATCAATGATAGGACACAACCACCACCACCTGCACCTGTAATTTTTGTTCCTAAAGCACCAAAATAATTACAAATTTCTACTATTTCATCTATTAAGGGATTTGAAACAGAAAGTATTGAAAGTAATTGGTGGTTTTGATTTAGCAGATATCCTAAATCATGCAAGTTTTGCTTTTGAATTGCTCTAATACCATTCTCATATATCTGGAAATATGATTCACACAATTCTTTAAACAATTTGATATTATTTTTTCTGAATTTAGAAACTTTCTCCACTATAGAATAAGTATCGTGAGCTTCACCCGTATCGATAATCAAAAATTCAAAATTGTCAAGATTCGCAGAAATTCTTTTGAATCCACCTGCCTTGTCAAAAGTTCCCATTCCTCCATAGGAACATATATTACAATCAGCCCCAGATGTATCAATATTAATCATTTTTTCTGCATTTATTGATTGTATACAAATTTTATTTTTGTCAAGTACTCTATGCTCTGCATAATATAACGATGCGGTTAGTGCGACACAGAATGCAGAAGAAGATCCCAATCCACCTCCTAGCGGCAATTCAGACTCTAGTTTGATAGTCAGATCCCTGTTGTTGAAAGTCTTGTATTGGCCACCAACGCCACCAAGAATTACTTCATTGTTATTTAAGTAGTCTACAATCTTGTAAAGTTTTGAAATAACATCCCCAAATTTGGGACGAAGTGACGGTGGATTGATATGAATTTCTGGTCCCCGTCTTACAGAAGTAAACCCCAGGTTGGATTCTATTGTGATTGCACTATTACTTGAGTCAGGTAATTGAATTGATACCTTAAAGAATTTCTCTATAGACGCTATCAATGAAGGTAATCCGAAGACGACAAAATGTTCTCCAAACAAAATAATCTTACCAGGAGCTATAGCTTTAACGACAGGAGAATTTTTATTGGAAGTAAACATATTTGACGACTTGCTCATAACCAGTCTCATACCATTATCATGGAAGCATATCCCACAACTGATGTTTTATTCCCATCACTGTCACCGCTTGTCATATGTTTTAATAGTATCGCATCTGAGTTTCCAACCATTTTTGAGAATTCAATTGTTGAAGCTATGCAACCGTATCCACAAATAATATGAGAGTATTTTTCCACTATTTGGTAAAATGAATCAATATTCATGCTAAGTGCTTCAGACAATACTTGGTTATCAATTCTACAGCATTCATCATGACTTAAGTAGTGAGTGAGATTAGAGGAAGAAATTAATACTACACTTTCATCCGATGGCAGTATTGATGACAATACCTTTCCCAACCGTATAGAAGTTTCTTTGTCCTGATTCTTCTGTAGGATAGGAAGGATTTTTAAATTATCTTTCTGAAGTGATTGAATAAATGGAAGTTGAGTTTCAATAACATGATCTATTTTAAAAGAAAACGAATCCAATCTAATGCAATCCTTTTTGCTTTTTTTGATTAAATCATTTGTCATCGAATCATGTATCTTTACCTTTCCTAAAGGAGTGTTCCAATACTCATCGTCAGTAACTGAAATACCTGGACTGGTTCCCTTATGATCGGAAGAAAGGATAATAAAATTACTACAGTCTATATGCTTGATAAGGGCATAAGCAAACGCAGAGGCAATACCGGAATATTTGTATGAGCCATGCGGGACTATGAAACTCAGAATTTTCTTCTTATTAAGATAGCCTTCAACCATCCTCAAAAATTGTCTATATTCCTCAGATGAATCAATAATATCAAATAGTTTTTCAATTTCTCTTATCAGACTATCATAATCTTTGGGATAAAAAACGCCGTTAAAACTATGCTCGCGAATCAAAAGTTAGTAGGTTAAATTAATTCTTCAACTAACTTTGCTTCGAAATCATCAATAGTCATTGGCATTTCGGAGTCTGATTTAATCTTGCCTTGTTTTTTCAAAACTTCCTTTGTTAATAACCAGTAAACCGTGGCTAATGCTTTCCTCCCTCTATTATTTGAAGGTATAACCAAATCTACTTTTGAGGTAATATTATCGCTATTTGATAAGGCGATAACGGGTACTCCTGCTCTCGTAGCTTCCAATACAGCCTGCTCATCTGCTTGCGGATCGGTAACTATCACAATTTCGGGCTCCAAATACTTGGGCAAGGATGGATTTGTGAAAGTACCTGGCATAAACCTACCGAATATTCCCCTCGCTCCAGTTAATTCACAAAACTTTTCAATAGGTGTTTTACCATATTCCCTTGCAGAGGTTACGGCCACGTTAGCAATATTTGTTCTCCCTATGAATTTGGCTGCCACATCAATTCTTGCTAGAGTCTTGCTGATATCAAGTATATACAATCCCTCTGGATTTGCACGGGTGATAAAAGAGCTCATGAATTTAGTCTTTATTGGCGTTCCGACCCTTATTCCTGTAGACAAAATCATTTTTTCAAGGTTGTTAGGATCTTCTAAAGAATCAGAATCAGAGGTCTCTTCAGAGCCTGATGAATTAGTATAGTTGTTGTTGTTATTTTCGTTGTTATTTTGATCTTCATTGTCATCGGAGGGGGTGATTGTTGTTTCGGTTCGGGTAGACTCGTCTACTTCCGCACTGTTTTCTGATTCTGCCTCATCTTCCGATCCTTCCTCTTGATCGCTTTGTTCAACATAACTTTCTTCTATTGATTGCTCGTTACTTTGTAATTCTTCTTTTTTGGCATTGGGATCTGAATAATTATTATTATTGAGATTAGAATTGTTAGTAGAATCTAATTCTTCAGAGTTCATGTTCATTATACATTGCTCAATTTAGCCATTCCTTCTATTAAACCATACTCTGAAATTCTCAACAATTCATTAAGCTTGGAAATCCTCTCTCCCCCGACCACACCTGTCTTAATCATTACTGATTTTGTTGCAATGGCAATATGAGATATGTGATTGTCAACTGACTCTCCCGATCTGTGTGATGTTATCATCTTGATATCATTAGCGTTGCACTCATTGGCAAATTCCATTGCGTCATAAAGTGTACCTGCTTGATTAACTTTGAGTATAGCACCAGAGCAAGCTCGATTAGACGTCGCGATATTCACCCTTTTCTTATTAGTCACAAGCAAATCATCACCAGTTACCAAACATTTCGGGTTTTCTTTGGTAAGTATAGCCATGTTTTCAAAGTCCTCTTCATGAAGCGGGTCCTCTGCATAGAGCAAATGATAGTCTCTGATTAACTTGCCAGCGTATTCTAATTGCTCATCAGTTGTTTTTGCTGTCCCCTCTCTAACGTACTCATATAGACCCTTTTTTTGATTCCATAGTGATGAGCTAGCAAAGTCTATGCCCATTCTTATTTCGCTTTTAGGATCATAACCACATTGAATTATTGCACTTTCCACCAATTCAATTGCCTTGTCATTAACTATATTTGGTGCCCAACCTCCCTCGTCACCTTTTCCGTAAGTAAATTTGTTGTCAATTTTTTCGATACTCTTTTTTACCTCTTTGTGTATTTTAGAATTTAAAGAAATAGCATCTTCAATGTTTTTTGAAACTATTGGACATATCAGAAATTCCTGTAGATCAGGTGTACCGGGACCAGCATGTGCACCTCCCCCAAGAACATTTCCCAGAGGATATGGAAGAACAACGGAATCAATTTTAGGATTTAGAACCTTATAGAATGGAACACCCAAAGATTTAGAAGCCGAGTCGATACTCGCAATAGTAAGGGCATAGGCGATAGAGCCACCAATGTTTGAATAATTGTCGGAACTATCAATTTCTTTTATGGTATCATGTAGGCCTTTTAAGTTTGAAGAATCTAGTCCTATGAATTTTTTGTTTAAGTTTCTAAAGTTTGAAAGAGTGGTAGCGGGATCATTATTGACGAAACTTTGTGCTTCGTACATACCTACACTTGCGCCCGATGGGGCACATGCTCTACCTGTAAACTTATTATCTGACGTTACATCTATTTCGATAGCCTTATCTCCGCGGCTATTAAAGACTAGCCTTTCCTTTATGGATGTGATTTCAGGCAAAAAGTATCATTCCATCTCAGATTGAATCTCCGCGCGTCTTTTTCTAAGCGCTTCGTAATAAGGTATAACTTGGTAAATGGTTTCGACACTTGACACAAACATTCTCCTACAACAATATCTAGTGATCTTTAAAGAATCCATCACTTTGTTAGGTTCTTCGCCTTGCTTTACCTGAGCCAAAAATTCATTATATATATTAGCTATTAGCTTTCCACAAGTAAAACATCTTACCGGAACAAGCACAATATAAAAAAACGAACTCCATAATAAAAATCATTCAGCGAGTTTATTTTGGAGTTAGTGGGAATATTCAAATTATAGCTCTGACAATAACTCTCTAAAGCGGGAGTCGCCCAGCTTGGCCAAAGGCGTAAGGTTGAGGGCCTTATCCCTTAGGGGTTCGTGGGTTCAAATCCCATCTCCCGCATACATGATTCTAAGGTAATTAATGCCCTGACAATAAAGTAAGAATAAATTACAAAGCGATGAATATCTTAATTAATTCATGAATATTATACCGGCCACTCCTGCCCCAGAATATAAAGATATAAAAAAATGGAACGACAATTTATTCCACTCCATAAAAGAATTAAAGGGTAAGGTAATATTGTTAGATTTTTGGACATATACATGTGTTTTTTGCTTAAGAACAATCCCCGCTATAGAACTTTTAAAAAAAAAATACGAAAATGATGGCTTAGAAGTTATAGGGATACACTCAGCAGAATATGACTTTGCAAAGAACGAGGAGAACATAGTTAGAGCCCTGAAAATGTATGGCGTAGAGGATACAACAACTGGATTTGATGTAAATAATAAGACGTGGGAGCTGTATGGAAATTCTTACTGGCCAAAGCATATTCTTATTGACAAGGATGGATTTGTCAGATATGAACATCCAGGGTACGGAACAGCTAGTGAGTTTGATGATGCATTTGAAGATCTACTGGATATTTCAAGCTCAATAGCAACGGGGAAGGGAACCGAATCTAAAAATCAGTTTGATATTCAAGATGCTACTAGTCAGAATAAAAATGAACTCCATAATGTACCTTCTATTAGTAACCCACAAAATAATATTACAGCGATGTATGGAATGCATTTTCCGGGAATGGCGCCAGAGATTTGTGTAGGATATACCAGACTCAGACGCTTTGGAAATAATCAAAAGGTAAGGATAGAAGAGTATAATATTTTTAACGAAGTTCCACAAATAATGGACAATAATGTTTATTTAAAAGGAAAATGGTTTTGGGGAAAGGAAGGAGTAAACTGTTCACTCGACCACAAGGATAAGAATCCATCGATTATATTCAAATATAATTCAGCCGCCAATGTCAACATAATAACTGGTTCAACTGATGGTAAACCAGCCACAGCAGAGATTATGCTTGATGGTAAATATTTAGATGAAAATCAAGTCGGATATCATTCAAAACTAGTAGATGGAGTTAGTTCAGTTGATGTTACATGGCCCTTTCTTAGGAATATCATAAAAACGAAAAACTGGGAAATTCATAAGTTGGAGATACTGCCAAGAACAGAAAATTTCTATTTTTACACTTTTGTTTTTGGGTAGAAATAAAGTATAAGAGGGATTAGGCTCAAAAACTAAAAACCAAATAGACATGATAATAAGAGATCAACGCTAATTGATTTTTAGTATGGACGAAGAAAGAAGGTTGCGATCAGATGGTGCAAAGGTTAAGGAAGGAGATAAACCATATGATTTCGAATTCCAAGATAAGCAAGGTAAAATTTTTCATCTTTCAGATTTGGTAGGGGAAAGAAACGTTGTGATATATTTTTACCCCAAGGATTTTACCCCTGGATGTACTATTGAGGCAGAGGAATTTAGCCGAGACTATGATCAATTTAAAGCCGATAGTATAGAAATCATTGGTATCAGTCCAGATACTGATGAATCACATATCAAATTCCGCGAAAAAATGAAAATTCCTTACATGCTTACATCCGATACCCAAAATGAAATTTCTAAAAAGTATGGGGTCTACGGCCTGAAAAATTTTATGGGAAAAGAATACTATGGAGTTAACCGGTCAACGTTTCTCGTCGATAAGGGTGGTAAAATAGTAAAGATTTATGACAAAGTAAAGCCAAAAGGGCATTCAAAAGAGGTCCTAGAATACTTTAGATCGATTAATAATTAGTGTAGCCAATTCTATCGTCCCCTTCAACCCGATCATCATCATCATCAACATCATGGTTTTCATCATTGTCATGAGCATTTTCAATTTTTTTTTCATTTTTCAAATTGAAACCATAAATAGAAAATAATATTTTGTTAACTTCGCTTTCATCATGATCAAAACTGATGAAGTGATCTTTTTGAAGATTAATTTGATCCTCAAGATTCTTGGAGTTGTCTATGTTGAATTTTTTAGCACTAGAAGTGTCCCTAAAAACCTGAATTAGTTCAGAAGTTTCTTTAAGGATACCATTTCCTGATTTGTTTAGATCAATTAGCTTACTAGATATTTGATCTCTAGTTTCAAGAAGTGCACTAGTGAACCTATTGACAAATAAAAAGATCAACAATCGTATTTTTTGAAATTTTAACTTGAAGACATTTTGATCACTTAAATTAGGTATATATTTGCATATTAAAAATTGATATTCATCCAAATTCTTAATTATGGTAATAGAAATTCCCAATCCGCTAATCTTTTCCTTAAGTGCAGGTACATTCTTACAATTTAGCATTAATTTTCCTGTTTGTTCCCGCAAAACCAGTCTGTTTGATCCAATTCCGTCGTACTCTAGTAGTTTGTTACATGGTTTTGAAGATAGAATAATTTTGGAGACTAAAATATTGAATGACTGTGACAATATAATAAATATTTGAGCGTTGTACTATAATATATATATACAATGCTAGATAAAGCTCGTCCGGATAATGAAATGTAAATTACAACTTCATTATGAACGATATTTAGTCAAAGACCTATCATTTATCTAACAAAATTAATAGTAGGTCTAGAATCTAGTTTTACAAAAAATAGTTATAATAATAATTTATATTGTTCGGATAATGGTACTAAAATAATATTTGGGCGCTAATATAAGTTCCATATGCGATTGTCCTTGCCATAGAAAATATGGGGAAAAATCAATCTGTCAGAAATGCATAGAAAGACACAAAGGCTCACCCTACTATAATATAATAAAAAAATTTAACTAATTGTTATTGATATATCGATCGAACTTTGAAATTTTTGACATATTAATTTCTATTCTATTGTAGAAGAAAACAAAATATTTAACTAACTTGGCTTAAAACAGTGATTATTATGGTAGTTGACAATAAGGCAACGGTTTCTTATATAAGAGTTTTAAAGGAAGATCTTGCGATTTTTCATATAAAACCAAATGAGGGTCAAGTTCCTGACTTTAAACCTGGGCAGTTTGTGACTCTAGGATTGAACGTACCTAAGGAAGGTAAAGTTATTCGGAGAGCATATTCTATAGCATCGCCGCCCGAGCAAAAAAAACACTTTGAACTTGTTATTCGCTGGGTCAAAAAACCCCTACCAGGTAGACTCACAACAGAGATGTTTAACAAGAAGGAAGGAGATGAAATTAGTTGGGTGAAACCCACAGGAATATTTACTATAAATGAAAAAATGCCCGATGGAAGTCCAGATAATAGGAGGCTAGTACTTATAGGTGGGGGAACAGGTCTAGCTCCGTTCATATCATATTCAATGCACTTAAAATCCAAAGGCAGCAAGAGGCAGATCATCGTACTGCACGGTGCCAGTTATGTTGATGAACTCAGCTATAGAGAATTACTTACAGAGTTAGAAGCAGAGAGCTTAGAGAGTAACAGCAGTGGCTGGAATTTCCGATATCGAGCAAGCATTAGTAGACCCCAAGAATGGTTTAACAGGTCTTGGAATGGTCATAAAGGGAGAGTTGAGACGTTTTTGAGACCAAAACCTGGAAAGGATAAATCACCGTTAGAGGAACTTGTTGGTGAAAAGATAACTCCAGAAAACACATCCTTCTACGTTTGTGGATGGCAAGGTACTGTTGACGGGGTATTAGATTCTCTTGTACCCAAAGGATTTGTAACTGAAAGAAATAAAAGAAAGGATGGAACTTTTGACGTAAAATTCGAATCATACGGATAAAAATTTTTTTTACTTTTATAAAGTTTATTTAACCTCAATCCAAATACTTTACATAAATGAAATTTGAATTTGAAGAGTTTGAAACCATTGAGGATGTATTGGTTTATCTGGTTTCAGTAGCTCCTTATATGAAACAAATACTTCCAATCAGTTCTTACAAAGGATATGTATTTTCTATGGTACCGATTACTCCGTTATCCGGAGAGACATTACTGATGATTTATACAAAAGGAAATTTGGACCAAGGCATGTATGAATTTGATATTTCTGCTAAGAAACACAAATTAGTCAGTGTTATGGAAAGAGCAGACAAGAATTATTTTATCGTTATTACTCCTAGACGTGACACAATAGCAGACGCTGCAATAAATCAGATTAGCTCATCATAAGGAGCAAAAACTTTTTTTTGATATAGACAGATACAATATTATACCGTTAAATTTTGTTAAGATATTTCTTTCACACAAATAA from Candidatus Nitrosocosmicus hydrocola carries:
- the fni gene encoding type 2 isopentenyl-diphosphate Delta-isomerase translates to MNNSNTNDHKLSSEEQIEQIRKRKKEGIDIPLKEKVQGKENSTLFEDVILMHNALPEIDYDQIDLTTSFLSKKFSAPLIIDSMTGGTDEAYIINKRLGKIAEKYGFGMGLGSQRAGLRSEKLVESYSVARTVAPSAFLIANIGGAQLAEGLSKEDVVRIIRMIDANALAIHLNPLQELIQPEGEPRFSGILNKISDIIQEIDVPVIVKEVGSGISPQVATRLQQVGTGSINIAGAGGTSWAAIEKIRADNVNNYIKSNLGELFWDWGIPTALSLILVSKSVDIPLISSGGLRNGLEVAKSLILGARMCAMAYPFLRKASESESSLDNYTQLVLAQLKSAMFLVGALNLEELRNTRYILKDKLASMLNSYELSRRN
- a CDS encoding isopentenyl phosphate kinase; translated protein: MQETHTCTSTQLITSWISLESYVMIDSNLVIIKMGGSVVTFKDKPLMPNMEGIEGIAKVLLELRKEFKIILVHGGGSFGHYWSVKYNMHTKPFPYSDEGIAVVHESMIKLNHVIVDKFIRLDLRPYTIQPSSFMSKGNGDVNKIKQLTEISAGNDLIPITFGDVIHTTENNFSILSGDTIMSLLSTTLHPRYCIFTTNVDGLYEDLDKKDLVPEIHLNEKGEIVGSKSKTKSKIVSSSSAYDVTGGMKRKISEAIPIVISGSPVHLISGFKPERILDIVNNRDYVGTCINLKSTSQLVG
- the mvk gene encoding mevalonate kinase; the encoded protein is MSKSSNMFTSNKNSPVVKAIAPGKIILFGEHFVVFGLPSLIASIEKFFKVSIQLPDSSNSAITIESNLGFTSVRRGPEIHINPPSLRPKFGDVISKLYKIVDYLNNNEVILGGVGGQYKTFNNRDLTIKLESELPLGGGLGSSSAFCVALTASLYYAEHRVLDKNKICIQSINAEKMINIDTSGADCNICSYGGMGTFDKAGGFKRISANLDNFEFLIIDTGEAHDTYSIVEKVSKFRKNNIKLFKELCESYFQIYENGIRAIQKQNLHDLGYLLNQNHQLLSILSVSNPLIDEIVEICNYFGALGTKITGAGGGGCVLSLIDRNDKTSEKKLLEKLEELGLHYFFTKVDRLGLRLI
- the amrB gene encoding AmmeMemoRadiSam system protein B, whose translation is MIREHSFNGVFYPKDYDSLIREIEKLFDIIDSSEEYRQFLRMVEGYLNKKKILSFIVPHGSYKYSGIASAFAYALIKHIDCSNFIILSSDHKGTSPGISVTDDEYWNTPLGKVKIHDSMTNDLIKKSKKDCIRLDSFSFKIDHVIETQLPFIQSLQKDNLKILPILQKNQDKETSIRLGKVLSSILPSDESVVLISSSNLTHYLSHDECCRIDNQVLSEALSMNIDSFYQIVEKYSHIICGYGCIASTIEFSKMVGNSDAILLKHMTSGDSDGNKTSVVGYASMIMV
- the rpsB gene encoding 30S ribosomal protein S2, which encodes MILSTGIRVGTPIKTKFMSSFITRANPEGLYILDISKTLARIDVAAKFIGRTNIANVAVTSAREYGKTPIEKFCELTGARGIFGRFMPGTFTNPSLPKYLEPEIVIVTDPQADEQAVLEATRAGVPVIALSNSDNITSKVDLVIPSNNRGRKALATVYWLLTKEVLKKQGKIKSDSEMPMTIDDFEAKLVEELI
- the eno gene encoding phosphopyruvate hydratase, which translates into the protein MPEITSIKERLVFNSRGDKAIEIDVTSDNKFTGRACAPSGASVGMYEAQSFVNNDPATTLSNFRNLNKKFIGLDSSNLKGLHDTIKEIDSSDNYSNIGGSIAYALTIASIDSASKSLGVPFYKVLNPKIDSVVLPYPLGNVLGGGAHAGPGTPDLQEFLICPIVSKNIEDAISLNSKIHKEVKKSIEKIDNKFTYGKGDEGGWAPNIVNDKAIELVESAIIQCGYDPKSEIRMGIDFASSSLWNQKKGLYEYVREGTAKTTDEQLEYAGKLIRDYHLLYAEDPLHEEDFENMAILTKENPKCLVTGDDLLVTNKKRVNIATSNRACSGAILKVNQAGTLYDAMEFANECNANDIKMITSHRSGESVDNHISHIAIATKSVMIKTGVVGGERISKLNELLRISEYGLIEGMAKLSNV
- a CDS encoding DNA-directed RNA polymerase subunit N translates to MLVPVRCFTCGKLIANIYNEFLAQVKQGEEPNKVMDSLKITRYCCRRMFVSSVETIYQVIPYYEALRKRRAEIQSEME
- a CDS encoding redoxin family protein; translated protein: MNIIPATPAPEYKDIKKWNDNLFHSIKELKGKVILLDFWTYTCVFCLRTIPAIELLKKKYENDGLEVIGIHSAEYDFAKNEENIVRALKMYGVEDTTTGFDVNNKTWELYGNSYWPKHILIDKDGFVRYEHPGYGTASEFDDAFEDLLDISSSIATGKGTESKNQFDIQDATSQNKNELHNVPSISNPQNNITAMYGMHFPGMAPEICVGYTRLRRFGNNQKVRIEEYNIFNEVPQIMDNNVYLKGKWFWGKEGVNCSLDHKDKNPSIIFKYNSAANVNIITGSTDGKPATAEIMLDGKYLDENQVGYHSKLVDGVSSVDVTWPFLRNIIKTKNWEIHKLEILPRTENFYFYTFVFG
- the bcp gene encoding thioredoxin-dependent thiol peroxidase; the encoded protein is MDEERRLRSDGAKVKEGDKPYDFEFQDKQGKIFHLSDLVGERNVVIYFYPKDFTPGCTIEAEEFSRDYDQFKADSIEIIGISPDTDESHIKFREKMKIPYMLTSDTQNEISKKYGVYGLKNFMGKEYYGVNRSTFLVDKGGKIVKIYDKVKPKGHSKEVLEYFRSINN
- a CDS encoding ferredoxin--NADP reductase codes for the protein MVVDNKATVSYIRVLKEDLAIFHIKPNEGQVPDFKPGQFVTLGLNVPKEGKVIRRAYSIASPPEQKKHFELVIRWVKKPLPGRLTTEMFNKKEGDEISWVKPTGIFTINEKMPDGSPDNRRLVLIGGGTGLAPFISYSMHLKSKGSKRQIIVLHGASYVDELSYRELLTELEAESLESNSSGWNFRYRASISRPQEWFNRSWNGHKGRVETFLRPKPGKDKSPLEELVGEKITPENTSFYVCGWQGTVDGVLDSLVPKGFVTERNKRKDGTFDVKFESYG